The Nitrospiria bacterium DNA segment CTCCCAATATCCCATCCATATTCGTTAGAACCTCATGGTTCCAGAATCTTAGAACCCGATATCCTTGCTCATGGAGCCATTTCTCTCTTTGAGCATCTCTGTCTCGCTCTAACGAATGCTGCCCCCCATCCACTTCGATGATGATCCTTTTCTCGTGACAAACAAAATCTACAATATATGGACCGATGGGCGCCTGTCTTCTAAATTTCAGTTCTTCGATCTGTTTCGCCCTTAAACGCCCCCATAGCCGATGCTCCGATTCTGTCGGCCTCTTTCGAAGATTTTTCGCTCTTGCATTGCTATG contains these protein-coding regions:
- a CDS encoding endonuclease domain-containing protein, whose protein sequence is HSNARAKNLRKRPTESEHRLWGRLRAKQIEELKFRRQAPIGPYIVDFVCHEKRIIIEVDGGQHSLERDRDAQREKWLHEQGYRVLRFWNHEVLTNMDGILGVIRETCLNHPPLTPPIQGGEVRGKSVGEPTLNPEEPNF